The following coding sequences are from one Acidimicrobiales bacterium window:
- a CDS encoding endolytic transglycosylase MltG yields MTDQSPFEPIELPASRLAVDTRSEGRPGGSGLPPNRRRGRNVLLAAAVVATLVVLVLGPLRTKVRDALGGHPTTTTVPVPVDVAIPPGFRLANIINRYHSMVPSLSVTAMRRALTDGSVTSTLLPPGGVPASRLPENGSALEGLLLPSTWSVPRGASADLVLENMVSGMEDETAQLGISAAAQRLNLTPYQIITVASMVQAEAGNPDEAPKIARVIYNRLAADEPLGIDATSKYLKCVTSLNEQVCQSPLTNADFKVDSPYNTRTHRGLPPTPIGAPGKDALEAAMNPAAGPWRFYVRAVADDSLGRPQHEFFADNTSADYNRAVQACMASSLGC; encoded by the coding sequence ATGACCGATCAATCGCCGTTCGAGCCGATCGAGCTGCCCGCGTCGCGCCTCGCGGTCGATACCCGCAGCGAGGGTCGGCCCGGTGGATCGGGGCTGCCGCCCAACCGTCGGCGGGGCCGCAACGTGTTGTTGGCGGCGGCGGTGGTCGCGACGTTGGTCGTGTTGGTGCTCGGACCGCTGCGCACCAAAGTCCGCGACGCCCTCGGCGGCCACCCCACCACGACCACCGTGCCGGTTCCGGTCGACGTGGCGATCCCTCCCGGCTTTCGCCTCGCCAACATCATCAATCGGTACCACTCCATGGTGCCGTCGTTGTCGGTCACCGCCATGCGTCGCGCGCTGACCGACGGCAGCGTCACGTCGACGCTCCTGCCGCCTGGTGGTGTCCCGGCGTCCCGCCTGCCCGAGAACGGCAGCGCGCTCGAAGGCCTGCTGCTGCCGTCCACCTGGTCGGTACCCCGCGGCGCGAGCGCCGACCTCGTGCTCGAGAACATGGTCTCGGGCATGGAGGACGAGACGGCCCAGCTCGGCATCAGCGCCGCCGCCCAGCGCCTGAACCTCACGCCGTACCAGATCATCACCGTCGCCTCGATGGTGCAGGCCGAGGCCGGCAACCCCGACGAAGCGCCGAAGATCGCGCGGGTGATCTACAACCGTCTGGCGGCCGACGAGCCGCTCGGCATCGACGCGACTTCGAAGTACCTCAAGTGCGTCACCTCGCTCAACGAGCAGGTGTGCCAATCGCCGCTCACCAACGCCGACTTCAAGGTCGACTCGCCGTACAACACCCGCACGCACCGCGGCCTGCCACCCACCCCGATCGGCGCGCCGGGGAAGGACGCGCTCGAAGCGGCCATGAACCCCGCCGCAGGCCCATGGCGGTTCTACGTGCGTGCGGTCGCCGACGATTCGCTCGGGCGTCCCCAGCACGAGTTCTTCGCCGACAACACGAGCGCCGATTACAACCGCGCGGTGCAGGCCTGCATGGCCAGCTCGCTCGGGTGCTGA
- the ruvX gene encoding Holliday junction resolvase RuvX, translated as MRALGVDPGTKRVGVALGDTTTGVATPLTVVARTRDAAAYRREVAALAEEWEADLLVVGLPVTMGGQVGVAAEAARSEADELGRATGLPVALYDERLTSVTANRSLQHQGLDSRARRGKVDAVAAAVLLQAWLDGVAAGTVVPPLDEGTQRT; from the coding sequence GTGAGGGCGCTGGGTGTCGACCCCGGCACCAAGCGGGTCGGGGTGGCGCTCGGTGACACCACGACCGGCGTCGCGACACCGCTCACCGTGGTCGCCCGCACCCGCGACGCAGCGGCGTACCGGCGGGAGGTCGCCGCGCTGGCCGAGGAGTGGGAGGCCGACCTGCTCGTCGTCGGTCTGCCGGTGACCATGGGAGGACAGGTGGGGGTGGCGGCCGAGGCCGCCCGCTCCGAGGCCGACGAGCTCGGGCGCGCGACCGGCTTGCCGGTGGCCCTCTACGATGAGCGGCTCACGTCGGTGACCGCCAACCGGTCGCTCCAGCACCAAGGCCTCGACAGCCGTGCACGCCGCGGCAAAGTCGACGCTGTGGCCGCAGCCGTCTTGCTGCAGGCGTGGCTCGACGGGGTGGCCGCCGGCACCGTGGTCCCACCGCTCGACGAGGGCACCCAACGCACATGA
- the alaS gene encoding alanine--tRNA ligase has product MDVDQLRRAFVDFFAAREHTVVPSASLIPHHPSAPMFTNSGMMPFVPQFLGEEPVPWDPRRAVSVQRCVRAGGKHNDLDAIGRSPRHLSFFEMLGNFSFGDYFKTDAIRFAWEFVTGTLGLDGDRIWVSVHVDDDEAAEIWVDEVAFPAERIVRFDKDNFWEMGDVGPCGPSSELFWDYGPEIGPDGGPANPAAEDRFVEIWNLVFQQYFRQPDGTLTDLPSKNIDTGAGLERIASALVGDHWLYAADTLSRLVDKAQSLTGRLLGRDPQDDIGLRLMADHARTMTFLVADGVVPSNDDRGYVLRRIIRRAIRFAYLLGVEDLVMPAMADEVITVMGGAYPYLLDARDGLLGVLEREEGQFRRTLRTGLGILDAELAALPEGGTLPGEVGFTLHDTHGFPLEVTTELVADRGYQFDQAGFDRAMADQRNRAKAHARKGGVAAGDEAAAFAAVLDEHGPTSFVGRDVDLVDGTVVAVVPSDDDPTLVSIFLDRTPFYAESGGQVGDTGTITTDTGRADVVDTTAPLPGLHRHHARIVEGEITAGQLARAEIDHERRAAIRRNHTATHLLHWALRTVLGEHVKQQGSLVAPDRLRFDFSHYEQVTTDQIRTIEDLANHDILGNAPVHHFETTKEHAAELGAIAFFGEKYGDRVRVLEAGEHSIELCGGTHVQRLGDIGPLKIVSEGSIGSNIRRIEAVTGTGPIDRLRAEEDLVAQAAARVGVPSSDLLSGIDKRVAELDDLRDELKGLRRRMATSQAGDLAAQAIDGVVVARVDGITRDDVRDLALAVRDKDGIRGAVLGGAPDGGGVTIVAAVRPGQGLHAGDLIADAAKTVRGGGGKGADLAQAGGKDPSQLDDALNQARAAAGIPPA; this is encoded by the coding sequence ATGGACGTCGACCAGCTTCGCCGCGCCTTCGTCGACTTCTTCGCGGCGCGCGAACACACGGTCGTCCCCTCGGCCAGCCTGATCCCGCACCACCCGTCGGCTCCGATGTTCACGAACTCGGGGATGATGCCGTTCGTCCCACAGTTCCTCGGCGAGGAGCCCGTGCCGTGGGACCCGCGCCGGGCCGTGTCGGTCCAGCGGTGTGTGCGCGCCGGCGGCAAGCACAACGACCTCGACGCGATCGGCCGATCGCCGCGCCATCTCAGCTTCTTCGAGATGCTCGGCAACTTCAGCTTCGGCGACTACTTCAAGACCGACGCGATCCGCTTCGCGTGGGAGTTCGTCACCGGCACGCTCGGACTCGACGGTGATCGCATCTGGGTGTCGGTCCACGTCGACGACGACGAAGCAGCGGAGATCTGGGTCGACGAGGTCGCGTTCCCCGCCGAGCGGATCGTGCGGTTCGACAAGGACAACTTCTGGGAGATGGGCGACGTCGGCCCGTGCGGGCCGAGCTCGGAGCTGTTTTGGGACTACGGCCCCGAGATCGGGCCCGACGGCGGTCCGGCCAACCCTGCGGCCGAGGATCGCTTCGTCGAGATCTGGAACCTGGTGTTCCAGCAGTACTTCCGCCAGCCCGACGGCACGTTGACCGACCTCCCGTCGAAGAACATCGACACCGGCGCCGGCCTCGAGCGCATCGCGTCGGCGCTGGTGGGCGACCACTGGCTGTACGCCGCCGACACGCTCTCGCGCCTGGTCGACAAAGCACAGTCGCTCACCGGCCGTCTGCTCGGCCGCGACCCCCAAGACGACATCGGCTTGCGGCTCATGGCCGACCACGCCCGCACGATGACCTTCCTGGTTGCCGACGGCGTGGTCCCGTCGAACGACGACCGCGGCTACGTGCTGCGCCGGATCATCCGCCGGGCGATCCGGTTCGCGTACCTGCTCGGCGTCGAGGACCTGGTGATGCCCGCCATGGCCGACGAGGTCATCACCGTGATGGGCGGTGCCTACCCCTACCTGCTCGACGCCCGCGACGGCCTGCTCGGCGTGCTCGAGCGCGAGGAAGGCCAGTTCCGTCGCACGCTGCGCACCGGCCTCGGCATCCTCGACGCGGAGCTGGCGGCGCTCCCCGAAGGCGGCACGCTGCCGGGCGAGGTCGGGTTCACGTTGCACGACACGCACGGCTTCCCGCTCGAGGTCACCACCGAGCTGGTGGCCGACCGCGGGTACCAGTTCGACCAGGCCGGCTTCGACCGCGCCATGGCCGATCAACGGAACCGGGCCAAGGCGCACGCCCGCAAAGGCGGCGTGGCGGCGGGCGACGAAGCGGCCGCCTTCGCTGCCGTCCTCGACGAACACGGGCCCACCTCGTTCGTGGGGCGCGACGTCGACCTCGTCGACGGCACCGTCGTGGCGGTCGTTCCGTCTGACGACGATCCCACCCTCGTGTCGATCTTCCTCGACCGCACGCCGTTCTACGCCGAGTCCGGCGGCCAGGTCGGCGACACCGGCACCATCACCACCGACACCGGCCGGGCCGACGTGGTCGACACCACCGCGCCGCTGCCGGGCCTGCACCGCCACCATGCCCGCATCGTGGAAGGCGAGATCACAGCCGGGCAGCTCGCCCGCGCCGAGATCGACCACGAGCGGCGCGCCGCGATCCGGCGCAACCACACCGCCACCCATCTCCTGCACTGGGCGCTGCGCACGGTGCTGGGCGAGCACGTGAAGCAGCAGGGGTCGCTGGTGGCGCCCGACCGGTTGCGGTTCGACTTCAGCCACTACGAGCAGGTCACCACCGACCAGATCCGCACCATCGAAGACCTTGCGAACCACGACATCTTGGGCAACGCGCCCGTGCACCACTTCGAGACCACCAAGGAACACGCGGCCGAGCTCGGCGCGATCGCGTTCTTCGGCGAGAAGTACGGCGACCGGGTCCGGGTGCTCGAGGCCGGCGAGCACTCCATCGAGCTGTGCGGCGGCACCCACGTGCAGCGGCTCGGCGACATCGGGCCGCTGAAGATCGTCAGCGAGGGCTCGATCGGGTCGAACATCCGCCGCATCGAGGCGGTCACGGGCACCGGTCCGATCGATCGGCTCCGCGCCGAGGAAGACCTGGTGGCGCAAGCAGCTGCTCGCGTTGGAGTGCCGTCGTCCGATCTGCTGAGCGGCATCGACAAGCGCGTGGCCGAGCTCGACGACCTCCGCGACGAGCTCAAGGGCCTGCGGCGCCGGATGGCCACCTCGCAGGCCGGCGATCTCGCTGCCCAGGCGATCGACGGGGTGGTGGTGGCCAGGGTCGACGGCATCACCCGCGACGACGTCCGCGACTTGGCTCTCGCCGTGCGCGACAAGGACGGCATCCGCGGCGCCGTGCTCGGCGGGGCACCCGATGGCGGCGGTGTCACGATCGTCGCGGCGGTCCGGCCGGGTCAGGGTCTGCACGCCGGTGACCTCATCGCCGACGCCGCCAAGACGGTCAGGGGTGGCGGCGGCAAAGGCGCCGACCTCGCCCAGGCCGGCGGCAAGGATCCTTCGCAGCTCGACGACGCGCTGAACCAGGCCCGCGCTGCCGCCGGCATCCCGCCGGCGTGA
- a CDS encoding replication-associated recombination protein A — protein MAPRAPRGGVVGGAGGGAGGGAGGDLFAAAAEDRLATRAPLAERLRPVTLDDIVGQDHLLAPGAPLRTLIDADRLSSVVLWGPPGTGKTSLARLIARTTAKAFEQLSAVNATVGDVRAVIAQAHQRLGEHEQGTILFLDEVHRFNKAQQDALLPVVESGLLVLIGATTENPYFEVNPPLLSRSTLFRLHELDADAVGRLIDRGVQAERVAIDAAARDHLVARVGGDGRQVLTALEVAATLARSAAARRAADDAAGERAPSGREAAGSASPARAPDGRPAVIGLVEAEAALGTKALRYGRDEHYDVVSAFIKSIRGSDPDAALWWLATMLEAGEDARFIARRLVILASEDVGLADSQGLVVADAAARAVEFVGLPEAQLNLAHATVYLATAPKSNRSTVALGAAQAAVREQRASGVPAHLRDAHYRGAASLGHGEGYEYPHDDPRGWVDQSYRPPEVAGRTFYRPSPHGDEEEIGRRMAELQRWRDDSERPRA, from the coding sequence ATGGCACCACGGGCCCCGCGGGGCGGCGTTGTCGGCGGCGCGGGCGGCGGTGCTGGCGGCGGTGCTGGCGGCGACCTGTTCGCAGCTGCCGCCGAGGACCGATTGGCGACGCGGGCACCGCTGGCTGAACGACTCCGGCCCGTGACGCTCGACGACATCGTCGGCCAGGACCACCTGCTCGCCCCAGGTGCACCCTTGCGCACGCTGATCGACGCCGACCGACTCAGCTCCGTGGTGCTGTGGGGGCCGCCTGGCACCGGCAAGACGAGCCTCGCCCGCCTGATCGCGCGCACCACGGCCAAGGCGTTCGAGCAGCTCTCGGCCGTGAACGCCACGGTGGGCGACGTGCGAGCGGTCATCGCGCAGGCCCACCAACGGCTCGGCGAGCACGAGCAGGGGACGATTTTGTTCCTCGACGAGGTCCACCGGTTCAACAAGGCGCAGCAGGACGCGCTGTTGCCGGTGGTGGAGTCGGGCCTGCTGGTGCTGATCGGTGCCACGACCGAGAACCCGTACTTCGAGGTCAACCCTCCGCTGCTCAGCCGCTCGACGTTGTTCCGCTTGCACGAGCTCGACGCCGACGCGGTCGGTCGGCTGATTGACCGGGGCGTCCAGGCCGAACGCGTGGCCATCGACGCGGCCGCGCGTGACCACCTGGTGGCTCGGGTCGGCGGCGACGGTCGTCAAGTGCTCACCGCGCTCGAGGTGGCGGCGACGTTGGCCCGGAGCGCGGCCGCCCGGCGCGCCGCGGACGACGCGGCCGGCGAGCGCGCGCCTTCCGGTCGGGAGGCCGCCGGCTCGGCTTCGCCGGCTCGAGCTCCCGATGGCCGGCCTGCCGTGATCGGTCTGGTGGAGGCCGAGGCGGCCCTCGGGACCAAAGCCCTCCGGTACGGGCGCGACGAGCACTACGACGTGGTGTCCGCCTTCATCAAGTCGATCCGCGGGTCCGATCCCGACGCAGCGCTGTGGTGGCTCGCAACCATGCTCGAGGCGGGGGAGGACGCCCGCTTCATCGCCCGTCGCCTGGTGATCCTCGCGTCGGAAGATGTCGGCCTGGCCGACTCGCAGGGGCTGGTGGTGGCCGACGCCGCGGCCCGCGCCGTCGAGTTCGTCGGCCTCCCCGAAGCCCAGCTCAACTTGGCCCACGCCACCGTGTACCTGGCCACCGCGCCGAAGTCGAACCGTTCCACGGTCGCGCTCGGCGCGGCGCAGGCGGCGGTGCGCGAGCAGCGGGCGAGCGGGGTCCCGGCCCATCTGCGCGACGCCCACTACCGTGGCGCGGCGTCCCTGGGTCACGGTGAGGGCTACGAGTATCCTCACGACGACCCGCGGGGATGGGTCGACCAGAGCTACCGGCCGCCAGAAGTGGCCGGACGCACGTTCTACCGGCCGTCCCCCCACGGCGACGAAGAGGAGATCGGGCGGCGCATGGCCGAGCTGCAACGGTGGCGAGACGATTCCGAAAGGCCGCGCGCATGA
- a CDS encoding Dabb family protein, giving the protein MTVRHVVLLRFHPDATDQQLTHLRSGLDELPGIVGTTRAYHHGPDLSLADGNHQYAIVADFADLAGYEAYRDHAWHQQLIAERLRPILANRTAVQYEFED; this is encoded by the coding sequence GTGACCGTTCGACATGTCGTGCTGCTTCGATTCCACCCCGACGCGACCGACCAGCAGCTCACCCACCTCCGGTCCGGGCTCGACGAGTTGCCGGGCATCGTCGGCACGACGCGTGCGTACCATCACGGCCCCGATCTGTCCCTCGCCGACGGCAACCACCAGTACGCGATCGTCGCCGACTTCGCCGATCTCGCGGGCTACGAGGCCTACCGCGATCACGCATGGCACCAGCAGCTCATCGCCGAGCGCCTCCGACCCATCCTCGCCAACCGCACCGCGGTCCAGTACGAGTTCGAGGACTGA
- a CDS encoding SDR family oxidoreductase, with amino-acid sequence MDLGIAGRRAAVAAGSAGLGLASARALAAEGVTVAICGRDRRRVEDAATSMPGAIALVADVGTPAGATAFVTAATEALGGLDILVPNAGGPPAGTFESTDLEAYEPALALNLLSTVAMCKAAVPAMVGQGWGRVVAITSVTVRQPSPTLILSNTARAGATAFLKTLAGEVAGGGVTVNSVQPGLHGTDRMVSLYGSIEAAEEAAASRSIGSGTIGRPEDFGRVVAFLCSDTARFITGAAIPVDGGEYRGLQ; translated from the coding sequence GTGGACCTCGGGATCGCTGGCCGGCGAGCGGCCGTGGCCGCCGGCTCTGCCGGGCTCGGGCTCGCCTCGGCCCGGGCGCTCGCCGCGGAAGGGGTCACTGTTGCGATCTGCGGGCGGGACCGCCGACGGGTCGAGGACGCGGCCACGAGCATGCCGGGCGCCATCGCGCTCGTAGCCGACGTCGGCACCCCGGCCGGGGCCACCGCGTTCGTCACCGCCGCGACCGAGGCACTCGGCGGGCTCGACATCCTCGTCCCGAACGCGGGTGGGCCACCGGCCGGAACGTTCGAGTCGACCGACCTCGAGGCCTACGAGCCCGCGCTGGCGTTGAACCTGCTGTCGACCGTCGCGATGTGCAAGGCCGCGGTCCCGGCAATGGTCGGCCAGGGCTGGGGTCGGGTGGTGGCGATCACGTCGGTGACCGTGCGCCAACCGTCGCCGACGTTGATCTTGTCGAACACGGCTCGGGCGGGCGCCACCGCGTTCTTGAAGACGCTCGCCGGTGAGGTCGCCGGGGGCGGGGTGACGGTGAACTCGGTGCAGCCGGGCCTCCACGGCACCGACCGCATGGTGTCGTTGTACGGGTCGATCGAAGCGGCCGAGGAAGCTGCTGCCAGTCGATCGATCGGCAGCGGCACGATCGGGCGTCCCGAGGACTTCGGCCGAGTGGTGGCGTTCTTGTGCTCCGACACCGCCCGTTTCATCACTGGCGCGGCGATACCGGTCGACGGCGGCGAGTACCGCGGCCTCCAGTAG
- the aspS gene encoding aspartate--tRNA ligase — MTDGPAPEQRPELSFTGAPAGRRDAWCGDVRPADIGRTVHLCGWVARRREHGEHLAFVDLRDRTGLVQCVVDGSHDVRAEYVVRVTGTVQARPDGTVNPNLATGEVELHDCEVEILSVAEPPPFPLDDRREIDETLRLRHRYLDLRRGRMQHNLLARAKINSALRSAMERQGFVEIETPMLIASTPEGARDFVVPSRQSPGDFYALPQSPQLFKQLAMVGGIDRYYQIARCLRDEDLRADRQFEFMQLDLEASFVGQEEVLAFTSEAVADATEAVTGERPASIPSMTWHEAMERYGSDKPDVRFGLELVELTEVFAATGFNAFRTPCVKGIRLPGGAELGRKRLDDLTDRAKQWGAKGLAWFRVEDGALSSPVAKFLSDDEQQALRSALDAEVGDLLLLVADERTVVRHVLGLLRLELGRPPVNAAGFHFLWVVDFPLFEGLGDDGRPLPAHHPFTMPHADDLSQLASSDPSDLLSIRSQAYDLVLNGWELGSGSVRIHRPDIQQRIFELLGIGEDEAQLKFGFLLDAFRYGPPPHAGFAFGIDRLTALLVGEENIREVIAYPKTQSGADPLTGAPGPIDAAQLTELGLRLLPKKA, encoded by the coding sequence ATGACCGACGGCCCAGCGCCCGAGCAGCGACCCGAGCTCAGCTTCACCGGTGCGCCGGCGGGTCGGCGCGACGCCTGGTGCGGCGACGTGCGCCCGGCCGACATCGGTCGCACCGTCCACCTGTGCGGTTGGGTGGCACGGCGGCGCGAGCACGGCGAGCACTTGGCGTTCGTCGACCTGCGCGACCGCACCGGTCTGGTCCAGTGCGTGGTCGACGGATCGCACGACGTGCGCGCCGAGTACGTGGTGCGCGTGACCGGCACGGTCCAGGCGCGACCCGACGGCACCGTCAACCCCAACCTGGCCACCGGCGAGGTCGAGCTGCACGACTGCGAGGTCGAGATCCTGTCGGTGGCCGAGCCGCCGCCGTTCCCCCTCGACGACCGCCGCGAGATCGACGAGACCCTGCGGCTGCGTCACCGCTACCTCGACTTGCGGCGCGGCCGCATGCAGCACAACTTGCTCGCGCGGGCGAAGATCAACAGCGCGCTGCGCTCGGCGATGGAACGTCAGGGCTTCGTCGAGATCGAGACGCCGATGTTGATCGCGTCGACTCCCGAAGGCGCCCGCGACTTCGTGGTGCCGTCGCGCCAGAGCCCGGGTGACTTCTACGCCCTTCCCCAGAGTCCGCAGCTGTTCAAGCAGCTCGCGATGGTGGGTGGGATCGACCGCTACTACCAGATCGCCCGTTGCCTGCGCGACGAGGATCTCCGCGCCGACCGGCAGTTCGAGTTCATGCAGCTCGACCTCGAAGCCAGCTTCGTCGGCCAAGAGGAAGTGTTGGCGTTCACCAGCGAGGCGGTCGCCGACGCGACCGAAGCGGTCACGGGGGAGCGACCGGCGAGCATCCCGTCGATGACGTGGCACGAGGCCATGGAGCGCTACGGGTCCGACAAGCCCGACGTGCGGTTCGGCCTCGAGCTGGTCGAGCTCACCGAAGTGTTCGCGGCCACGGGGTTCAACGCGTTCCGCACCCCGTGTGTGAAGGGCATCCGGCTGCCGGGCGGCGCCGAGCTCGGGCGCAAGCGGCTCGATGACCTGACCGACCGCGCCAAGCAGTGGGGCGCCAAGGGCCTGGCGTGGTTCCGCGTCGAAGACGGCGCGCTGAGCTCGCCGGTGGCCAAGTTCCTCTCCGACGACGAGCAGCAGGCCTTGCGGTCGGCGCTCGACGCGGAAGTGGGCGACTTGTTGTTGCTGGTGGCCGACGAGCGCACCGTGGTTCGTCACGTGCTCGGCCTGTTGCGGCTCGAGCTCGGCCGGCCGCCGGTCAACGCAGCCGGGTTCCACTTCTTGTGGGTGGTCGACTTCCCGCTGTTCGAAGGGCTCGGCGACGACGGCCGACCCCTACCGGCGCACCACCCGTTCACGATGCCCCACGCCGACGACCTGTCACAGCTTGCGTCGAGTGACCCGTCCGACCTCCTGTCGATCCGCTCGCAGGCGTACGACCTCGTGTTGAACGGCTGGGAGCTCGGTTCGGGCAGCGTCCGGATCCACCGGCCCGACATCCAACAGCGGATCTTCGAGCTGTTGGGCATCGGCGAGGACGAGGCGCAGCTGAAGTTCGGGTTCCTCCTCGACGCGTTCCGCTACGGGCCACCACCGCACGCCGGCTTCGCGTTCGGCATCGACCGGCTCACGGCGTTGTTGGTCGGCGAGGAGAACATCCGCGAAGTCATCGCCTACCCGAAGACCCAGTCGGGCGCCGACCCGCTCACCGGGGCCCCGGGGCCGATCGACGCCGCGCAGCTCACCGAGCTCGGTCTGCGGTTGTTGCCGAAGAAGGCCTGA
- the hisS gene encoding histidine--tRNA ligase, which produces MSAGPSFSAPVGTRDVLPGEAARWERLIATFAGLIERAGYGLLHTPLFEDLGVFQRLGEGTDVVRKEMYDFEDKGGRRVALRPEGTASVTRAYAQHRPQVNPWKIWYLTPAFRYERPQAGRYRQHHQVGVEALGSPDPDLDVEVIALGHEYLAALGLRRVTLLFNSLGTPADRVAYIDLLRGWLTDRLGDLDPDDRARVETNPMRVLDSKRAATRDATADAPRITDHLSPDAARHFERVLEGLRALEIDVVLEPRLVRGLDYYNHSLFEFTSDVLDTAQAAVLGGGRYDGLVEALGGPPTPGVGFGSGIERVLLACDAEGVFDVPEPSVDVFVVDVTGGDAARDLTVELRRTGIAADRAFDARSMRAQMKAADRSGAALALIVGPKEAAGGQVTVRDLRGHDHRPDDAQTTIARDQVAVRVNELLAAARPTSPSGADPATEER; this is translated from the coding sequence GTGTCGGCCGGGCCTTCGTTCAGTGCACCTGTCGGGACGCGCGACGTCCTGCCAGGCGAGGCGGCCCGCTGGGAGCGGCTGATCGCCACCTTCGCCGGCCTCATCGAGCGGGCGGGCTACGGGTTGCTGCACACGCCGCTGTTCGAAGACCTCGGGGTCTTCCAACGGCTGGGTGAGGGCACCGACGTGGTCCGCAAGGAGATGTACGACTTCGAGGACAAAGGCGGGCGCCGGGTGGCGCTGCGGCCCGAAGGCACCGCGTCGGTCACCCGTGCGTACGCCCAACATCGGCCGCAAGTGAACCCCTGGAAGATCTGGTACCTGACCCCCGCCTTCCGGTACGAGCGTCCGCAAGCCGGGCGCTACCGCCAGCACCACCAAGTGGGCGTCGAAGCGCTCGGGTCGCCCGACCCGGACCTCGACGTGGAGGTCATCGCGCTCGGCCACGAGTACCTCGCCGCGCTCGGGCTGCGCCGCGTCACGTTGCTGTTCAACTCGTTGGGCACGCCCGCCGATCGCGTGGCGTACATCGACCTGCTCCGCGGCTGGCTGACCGACCGACTCGGCGACCTCGATCCCGATGACCGGGCGAGAGTCGAGACCAACCCGATGCGGGTGCTCGACTCCAAGCGCGCCGCCACTCGTGACGCGACGGCCGACGCGCCCCGCATCACCGACCACTTGTCGCCCGACGCCGCCCGGCACTTCGAGCGCGTGCTCGAAGGCCTCCGCGCGCTCGAGATCGACGTGGTCCTCGAACCCCGGCTCGTGCGGGGGCTCGACTACTACAACCACTCGCTGTTCGAGTTCACGAGCGACGTGCTCGACACCGCGCAGGCCGCCGTGCTCGGCGGCGGGCGCTACGACGGCCTCGTCGAGGCGTTGGGTGGGCCACCCACGCCCGGTGTCGGATTCGGTTCGGGCATCGAGCGCGTGCTGCTGGCATGCGACGCGGAAGGCGTCTTCGACGTGCCCGAGCCCTCGGTCGACGTGTTCGTGGTCGACGTGACCGGCGGCGACGCGGCCCGTGACCTCACCGTCGAGCTGCGCCGCACGGGCATCGCCGCCGACCGCGCGTTCGACGCCCGCTCGATGCGAGCCCAGATGAAGGCGGCCGACCGGTCGGGCGCCGCGCTCGCGCTCATCGTCGGTCCCAAGGAAGCAGCAGGTGGGCAGGTCACGGTGCGCGACCTGCGCGGCCACGACCACCGTCCCGACGACGCCCAGACCACCATCGCCCGCGACCAGGTCGCGGTGCGTGTCAACGAGCTGCTGGCAGCGGCCCGGCCCACGTCCCCATCCGGGGCGGATCCCGCGACGGAGGAACGATGA